One Amycolatopsis sp. NBC_00355 genomic window carries:
- a CDS encoding B-4DMT family transporter: MSAWVLRGLGMAVLHGAAITLLAKYAVYHPTDQTLVISVALAVLVGAAALWSALDAWRGLPERGKVWFIAALIAGPVAGILYVIGRAVFVDQTGVSELGGALTGGAAFSALLVLIPAGLGLFVGGRIGGREQPDDADADADSVESGAAGSRRVRTDPVGARSGRRPRPGRAQPASAEPAETPTPRPRPGRPRPGSAEPAEPADAPSGAAESAGAPSGAAESAGAPSGAAESASAQAGAVRAGAAESAGPQAGRPRPGRARLGRPQSGSAPGGRVQPPSEGPGA; this comes from the coding sequence ATGAGTGCCTGGGTGTTGCGCGGACTCGGGATGGCGGTGCTGCACGGCGCGGCCATCACCCTCCTCGCCAAGTACGCGGTCTACCACCCCACCGACCAGACGCTGGTCATCTCGGTGGCGCTCGCCGTACTGGTCGGAGCCGCCGCGCTGTGGAGCGCGCTGGACGCCTGGCGCGGCCTGCCCGAGCGCGGCAAGGTCTGGTTCATCGCGGCCCTGATCGCCGGCCCGGTCGCCGGGATCCTGTACGTCATCGGACGCGCGGTGTTCGTCGACCAGACGGGCGTCTCGGAACTGGGCGGCGCGCTCACGGGCGGCGCCGCCTTCTCGGCGCTGCTGGTGCTGATCCCGGCGGGCCTGGGGTTGTTCGTGGGCGGCCGCATCGGCGGCCGCGAGCAGCCCGATGACGCCGACGCCGACGCCGACTCGGTCGAGTCCGGTGCCGCGGGCTCCCGCCGTGTCCGGACGGACCCCGTCGGCGCTCGATCCGGCCGCCGCCCGCGGCCCGGCCGTGCGCAGCCCGCATCCGCCGAACCCGCCGAAACCCCGACCCCTCGGCCCCGGCCCGGCCGTCCTCGGCCCGGTTCCGCCGAGCCCGCCGAGCCCGCCGACGCTCCGTCCGGCGCGGCAGAGTCCGCCGGCGCTCCGTCCGGCGCGGCAGAGTCCGCCGGCGCTCCGTCCGGCGCGGCAGAGTCCGCGAGCGCCCAGGCCGGCGCTGTTCGGGCCGGCGCTGCCGAATCCGCCGGTCCTCAGGCCGGGCGGCCTCGGCCCGGCCGGGCTCGGCTCGGCCGTCCGCAGTCCGGCAGTGCTCCGGGCGGGCGTGTTCAGCCGCCTAGTGAGGGGCCCGGCGCGTAG
- a CDS encoding M24 family metallopeptidase, with amino-acid sequence MPETHGRRRAALRDSLTDAGLDALLVTDLLNIRYLTGFTGSNAAVLLHADGDGKTLFCTDGRYTTQAAAEVPDLETVVDRASAAALVKGVAKDWKVGFESQHVSVEEYEAFRKQAELVRAPGLVEKLRLVKDDAEVEALRQACAAADRALDDLVATGGLRPGRTELEVARDLENRMLEHGSAGPSFASIVATGAHSAIPHHRPTHAELKRGDFLKLDFGATVDGYHSDMTRTFVLGEPADWQREVYDLVRTAQAAGTRAVAPGAEVSEVDAAARKVIAGAGHGEHFAHGLGHGVGLQIHEAPSLAATGVGTLSAGMAVTVEPGVYLAGRGGVRIEDTLVVRAGEPELLTLSTKNLVVV; translated from the coding sequence GTGCCTGAAACCCATGGACGCCGCCGCGCGGCGCTGCGGGACTCGCTCACCGACGCGGGCCTCGACGCGCTGCTGGTCACCGACCTGCTGAACATCCGCTACCTGACCGGCTTCACCGGCTCGAACGCCGCCGTGCTGCTGCACGCGGACGGGGACGGGAAGACCCTGTTCTGCACCGACGGCCGCTACACCACGCAGGCCGCCGCCGAGGTGCCCGACCTGGAGACGGTCGTCGACCGGGCGAGCGCCGCCGCGCTCGTCAAGGGCGTCGCGAAGGACTGGAAGGTCGGTTTCGAGAGCCAGCACGTGAGCGTCGAGGAGTACGAAGCCTTCCGGAAGCAGGCGGAACTCGTCCGGGCCCCCGGGCTGGTCGAGAAGCTGCGGCTGGTGAAGGACGACGCCGAGGTCGAGGCGCTGCGGCAGGCGTGCGCCGCGGCCGACCGGGCGCTCGACGACCTGGTGGCCACCGGCGGCTTGCGGCCCGGGCGGACCGAGCTGGAAGTGGCCCGTGACCTGGAGAACCGGATGCTGGAGCACGGCTCGGCCGGGCCGAGCTTCGCCTCGATCGTGGCCACCGGCGCGCACTCGGCCATCCCGCACCACCGGCCCACGCACGCCGAGCTGAAGCGCGGCGACTTCCTCAAGCTGGACTTCGGCGCCACCGTCGACGGCTACCACTCGGACATGACGCGCACCTTCGTCCTCGGCGAGCCCGCGGACTGGCAGCGGGAGGTGTACGACCTCGTGCGCACCGCGCAGGCGGCGGGCACCCGGGCCGTCGCGCCGGGCGCCGAGGTGTCCGAAGTGGACGCCGCGGCGCGGAAGGTGATCGCGGGGGCGGGCCACGGCGAGCACTTCGCGCACGGCCTCGGCCACGGCGTCGGCCTGCAGATCCACGAGGCGCCCAGCCTCGCCGCGACGGGCGTCGGTACACTGTCCGCCGGTATGGCGGTCACCGTCGAGCCCGGCGTCTACCTCGCGGGGCGCGGTGGCGTGCGCATCGAGGACACGCTCGTCGTGCGGGCTGGGGAACCCGAACTCCTCACCCTGAGCACCAAGAACCTCGTGGTCGTCTGA
- the efp gene encoding elongation factor P, translating into MATTNDLKNGLVLNLEGQLWTVTAFQHVKPGKGGAFVRTTLKHVLTGKVVDKTFNAGTKVETATVDRRNMTYLYKDAQDFVFMDADTYDQITVLAETVGDNANYLLENTEVQVAVHEGVPLYIELPTSVELLVQHTDPGLQGDRSTGGTKPATLETGAEIQVPLFLSTGEKIKVDTRDGRYLGRVSS; encoded by the coding sequence GTGGCCACGACCAACGACCTGAAGAACGGGCTCGTCCTCAACCTCGAGGGCCAGCTGTGGACCGTCACCGCGTTCCAGCACGTGAAGCCGGGCAAGGGCGGTGCGTTCGTGCGCACGACGCTCAAGCACGTGCTCACCGGCAAGGTGGTCGACAAGACGTTCAACGCGGGCACGAAGGTCGAGACGGCCACGGTGGACCGCCGGAACATGACCTACCTGTACAAGGACGCCCAGGACTTCGTGTTCATGGACGCCGACACCTACGACCAGATCACCGTGCTGGCCGAGACCGTCGGCGACAACGCGAACTACCTGCTGGAGAACACCGAGGTGCAGGTCGCGGTGCACGAGGGCGTGCCGCTCTACATCGAGCTCCCGACCTCGGTGGAGCTGCTCGTGCAGCACACCGACCCGGGCCTGCAGGGCGACCGCTCCACCGGCGGCACCAAACCGGCGACGCTGGAGACCGGCGCGGAGATCCAGGTCCCGCTGTTCCTGTCCACCGGCGAGAAGATCAAGGTCGACACCCGCGACGGCCGTTACCTGGGCCGCGTCTCCAGCTGA
- the nusB gene encoding transcription antitermination factor NusB — translation MPTSKPHPNRGGAISRRQARRRAVEMLYEAAQRDTDPVTLLADRVGATEVDPIGDYTISLVEGVTTRRGQIDELLAEHAQGWTLERMPKVDLAVLRVGVYELLWAQDVPDPVAIDEAVGLAKELSTDDSPRFVNGVLGRIGTIADRLRAVL, via the coding sequence ATGCCGACGTCGAAGCCCCACCCGAACCGCGGCGGCGCGATCAGCCGCAGGCAAGCGCGCCGCCGTGCCGTGGAGATGTTGTACGAGGCCGCGCAGCGCGACACCGATCCGGTGACGCTGCTGGCCGACCGCGTCGGCGCGACCGAGGTCGACCCGATCGGGGACTACACGATCAGCCTGGTCGAGGGCGTCACCACGCGCCGCGGGCAGATCGACGAGCTGCTGGCCGAGCACGCGCAGGGCTGGACCCTGGAGCGGATGCCGAAGGTCGACCTCGCGGTGCTGCGGGTCGGGGTCTACGAGCTGCTGTGGGCGCAGGACGTGCCGGACCCGGTCGCGATCGACGAGGCCGTCGGCCTGGCGAAGGAACTGTCCACGGACGACTCGCCGCGGTTCGTCAACGGCGTGCTGGGCCGGATCGGCACGATCGCCGACCGCCTGCGCGCCGTGCTGTAG
- the bldD gene encoding transcriptional regulator BldD, giving the protein MGDYAKALGAKLRGIRQQQGLSLHGVEQKSGGRWKAVVVGSYERGDRAVTVQKLAELADFYGVPVVELLPEGRVPSGAEPATKIVINLERLQQLPAEKVGPLARYAATIQSQRGDYNGKVLSIRTEDLRSLAIIYDMTPGELTEQLIDWGVLPPEARPAKED; this is encoded by the coding sequence ATGGGCGATTACGCCAAGGCGCTCGGGGCCAAGCTCCGCGGGATCCGCCAGCAGCAGGGCCTGTCCCTGCACGGGGTCGAGCAGAAGTCCGGTGGGCGCTGGAAGGCCGTCGTGGTCGGCTCGTACGAGCGTGGCGACCGTGCCGTCACCGTGCAGAAGCTGGCCGAGCTGGCCGACTTCTACGGCGTGCCGGTGGTCGAGCTGCTGCCCGAGGGCCGAGTCCCCTCCGGTGCCGAGCCCGCCACCAAGATCGTGATCAACCTGGAGCGCCTGCAGCAGCTGCCGGCGGAGAAGGTGGGGCCGCTGGCCCGCTACGCCGCGACCATCCAGAGCCAGCGCGGCGACTACAACGGCAAGGTGCTCTCGATCCGGACCGAGGACCTGCGGTCGCTGGCGATCATCTACGACATGACGCCGGGCGAACTGACCGAGCAGCTCATCGACTGGGGCGTGCTCCCGCCGGAGGCCCGTCCGGCCAAGGAGGACTGA
- the pyrR gene encoding bifunctional pyr operon transcriptional regulator/uracil phosphoribosyltransferase PyrR: protein MSSRPRDAAGSAGERELLTAGDVARTIARMAHQVIEKTANGAESTTPPVLLGIPTRGTPLAARLAGKIGEFSGVRPPTGALDVTLYRDDLRRRPPRALEQTQLPPDGIDDRVVILVDDVLFSGRTIRAALDALRDHGRPRSVQLAVLVDRGHRELPIRADYVGKNVPTARTEGVSVLLAEIDGRDSVLLRATEDVPGEDS, encoded by the coding sequence GTGTCGTCACGTCCTCGTGACGCGGCTGGTTCGGCCGGGGAGCGCGAGCTCCTGACGGCCGGCGACGTCGCGCGCACGATCGCCCGAATGGCCCATCAGGTCATCGAAAAGACCGCGAACGGTGCGGAGAGCACTACCCCGCCCGTGTTGCTGGGGATCCCCACCCGCGGCACGCCCCTCGCGGCCCGCCTCGCCGGCAAGATCGGCGAGTTCTCCGGCGTCCGCCCGCCGACCGGCGCTCTCGACGTCACCCTCTACCGGGACGACCTGCGCCGCCGCCCGCCCCGCGCGCTCGAACAGACGCAGCTGCCGCCGGACGGGATCGACGACCGGGTGGTGATCCTGGTCGACGACGTCCTGTTCTCCGGGCGCACGATCCGGGCCGCGCTCGATGCCCTCCGTGATCATGGCCGCCCCCGCTCGGTGCAACTGGCGGTGCTCGTCGACCGAGGTCACCGTGAGCTGCCGATCCGCGCCGACTACGTGGGCAAGAACGTGCCGACCGCTCGCACCGAAGGCGTATCCGTGCTGCTGGCGGAGATCGACGGCCGCGATTCCGTGCTGCTCCGCGCGACCGAAGACGTCCCTGGAGAAGATTCGTGA
- a CDS encoding aspartate carbamoyltransferase catalytic subunit, with protein MKHLLATDGLDPAVATAVLDTADELKHTLLGREVKKLPTLRGRTVITLFYENSTRTRVSFEIAGKWMSADVINVSASSSSVNKGESLRDTALTLAAAGADCVIVRHPASGAAQRLAGWLAEPGTSVVNAGDGTHEHPTQALLDAATLRERLGSLKDRRIAIVGDVLHSRVARSNLHLLSALGAEVVLVAPPTLLPYGVESLPVTVSHDLDAELPAVDAVMMLRVQAERMHGGFFPSAREYSIAYGLSERRQKLLPDHAVVLHPGPMLRGMEIASAVADSPASAITEQVRNGVHVRMAVLYHLLASEGAAA; from the coding sequence GTGAAGCACCTGCTCGCCACCGACGGGCTCGACCCGGCAGTGGCCACCGCCGTGCTGGACACCGCCGACGAGCTCAAGCACACCCTGCTCGGCCGCGAGGTCAAGAAGCTGCCGACGCTGCGCGGCCGCACGGTGATCACCCTGTTCTACGAGAACTCGACGCGCACCCGGGTGTCGTTCGAGATCGCCGGGAAGTGGATGAGCGCCGACGTGATCAACGTCTCGGCGTCCAGCTCCTCGGTCAACAAGGGGGAATCCCTGCGGGACACCGCGCTGACGCTGGCCGCCGCGGGCGCCGACTGCGTGATCGTCCGGCACCCCGCCAGCGGCGCCGCCCAGCGGCTCGCGGGCTGGCTCGCCGAGCCGGGCACGTCGGTGGTCAACGCCGGCGACGGCACCCACGAGCACCCGACCCAGGCGCTGCTCGACGCGGCGACGCTGCGGGAGCGGCTCGGGTCCTTGAAGGACCGTCGCATCGCGATCGTCGGTGACGTCCTGCACAGCCGCGTCGCCCGCTCGAACCTGCACCTGCTTTCGGCCCTGGGCGCGGAAGTGGTGCTCGTCGCGCCGCCGACGTTGCTGCCTTACGGAGTGGAAAGCCTGCCGGTGACCGTTTCCCACGACCTGGACGCCGAGCTGCCCGCGGTCGACGCGGTGATGATGCTGCGGGTCCAGGCGGAACGCATGCACGGCGGGTTTTTCCCTTCCGCACGCGAGTATTCGATCGCGTACGGCCTTTCGGAACGGCGCCAGAAGCTGCTGCCCGACCACGCGGTCGTGCTGCACCCCGGCCCGATGCTGCGCGGGATGGAGATCGCGAGCGCGGTCGCCGACTCCCCGGCTTCGGCCATCACCGAACAGGTCCGCAACGGCGTGCACGTCCGGATGGCGGTCCTCTACCACCTCTTGGCCAGTGAAGGAGCCGCCGCGTGA